The genomic region AACCTTTTCTACTGAAATTAAAGCTCTGGCTGATGGCTTATTAAATGCCCCAGAACTGATTGAAGTTGCGCGTAGCAATAGTGCCAACGAAGCGATTGCCCAATTAATCCATCCAGTTGATAGAAATCAGAAGCACCCTCTTCTAGCACATCTTATTAAGACCAATCAATGGCAACAGGTACTGGTCTTTACGCGTACTAAGCATGGTGCTAATAAATTAGTTACTCAATTGGAAAAAGATGGCATCACTAGTATGGCCATTCATGGGAATAAGAGTCAAAGTGCGCGTACTAAAGCGTTGGCTGACTTTAAGGCTGAAAAAATTACCGTCTTAGTAGCAACGGATATTGCTGCACGCGGAATTGACATTGATCAACTGCCCCATGTCGTGAACTATGACTTACCAAATGTCTCAGAAGATTATGTTCACCGCATTGGTCGTACGGGTAGAGCCGGATCTAATGGCGTTGCAGTTTCCTTAGTGTGTGTAGACGAACATGAAATGCTCAGAGATATTGAAAAACTCATCAAACAAAAACTTCCCCAAGAAGTCATTGTAGGATTTGAGCCTGACCCTAATGCAGTGGCACAACCTATTCAGCTCAGAAGCCAGCAACATCAGCAATCTAGAAAACCTCGGACTGGTGGCGGTAGTAGTGAGGGTGGGCGCAAGCCAGCCGCTAAACGCACTGGTGCTCCTAAGCGAAGCTTCAATAGATAAAAAATACTTGATGCTTGCTAGATAATTTATTGGGAATGTCATCATGAAAGTAATTGGTTTAATTCAGCTTAGCAATCCAAGTGCCTTTGAGGAATATCGATCTCAAGTGGGGGAAACTGTTGCGCTTTATCAGGGCAAGATCACTTCCCGAGGGTCGGTAGAGGCGATCTATTGGAATGAATTGGAATGTACGCCATTTAGTGCTTACGTAGAACTCGAGTTTCCTGATACCGCATTGGCGCAGACTTGGGTAAGCAGTCCTGAGTACCAAAGCTTGTTAGCAATACGCCATCAAGCTATGAAACTTACCTTGTTTTCTGTTAATCCTGAACCTTAACTCCTGAGAGAATCGTAGATAAAAATAAAGCCTAGCTCCTTGTGAGAGCTAGGCCTGATATCTCGTTTAGGAAATCAGAATTACTTCTTGGCTTCCATCGCTTCTTTAGCAGCAGTAATTTCTTTACGACGCTCTTTACAAGCACCGGCAATCTCTTGAAGCGCTTTACGTGCTCGTGCAGCAGATGCTTTAACGCCTTTTTCAATAAACTTTTCATTTTCTGCTTTGTATGTTTCAAAAGCAGCTAACAATGTATCGTGTTGTGACATCTGATCTCTCCTGTTTCTGATTAATATGCGAGTTTAGGACTCCAAATGAGTATATCCCTATAAAAAGTCATGAAATTCAGGGGGTGTACTAGGGAAAACTCTTAGATGACTAAAATCCTCCAAAATAGTGAACATCACTTTAAGTACGTTTTAAACCACACTAAGCGCCATAAATAGGCTTTTTTATCAAGGATTAAGCACTTTAAACCCTGTAGGGCTGACCCCCACCAAACCCTTAAAAAGAACCTATGTCCATCAAAAATCAAAATTACGCATTTGTCAGAAATAAATTAGTAAACAAAGAGGAAATTGCTTTTTTAGACGTTCGCGAAGAAGGTCCGCATGCCCAAGAGCATCCCTTGTTTGCAGCGAACTTCCCCCTCTCCCGCATAGAGGTAGATGCATTTTCCAAGTTGCCCAAAAAAGATGTGCCTATCGTTACATTAGATGATGGTGAAGGACATGCGCATCTAGCAGCTCTAAGACTCTCTGAACTCGGGTACTCTGATGTATCCATATTTGATGGAGGGGTAAAGACCTGGAAGGCTGCTGGTGGGGAAGTATTTAAAGATGTCAATGTCCCTAGTAAATCGTTTGGGGAATTTGTTGAATCTAAAAGACATACTCCATCCCTATCCGCTGAGGAAGTAAAAAAACTCATAGACGATCAAGAAGATGTAGTGGTGGTTGATGTACGCCGCTTTGATGAATATCACACTATGAGTATTCCAACGGGAATCAGCGTACCAGGAGCAGAGCTTGTACTGCGAGTTCCTGAGATCGCACCTAACCCTAATACTAGAATCATCGTCAATTGCGCCGGCCGAACCCGCAGCATTATTGGCACACAATCCTTGATTAATGCGGGCATCCCCAATCCAGTGAGCGCGCTACGGAATGGCACTATTGGCTGGACTTTGGCTGGTCAAACATTAGATCAGGGTCAAAGTCGAAAATTTAACGATGTAAGTGATATCACTACTGAACAGGCAGCGCAGCGTGCCCGCAATGTTGCAGACGCTGCTGGGGTAAAGCGCGCAACGATGAGTGATATTGCAAAGTGGAAATTGCAAACTGAGCGCACCACTTACTTTTTTGACCCTCGCACTCCTGAAGAATATGCAGCTGGTCACTTACCAGGGTTTCGATCCGTACCGGGCGGTCAATTAGTTCAAGAAACAGAAATGGTAGCGCCAGTTCGTGGTGCACGTATTGTGTTGATGGACCCTAGCGGAGTGCGAGCCAATATGCCTGCCTCCTGGCTTGCACAAATGGCATGGGATGTTTACGTTCTTGATGATTTGAAGATCACCGATCTGACCGAGAAGGGATCATGGAGCGCCACTCTTCCAGTAACTCCTCAGGTTCAATCGGTAGATGCTAAAACAACCGCACAGTGGTTACAAGATAAAGACACAACTATTGTCATAGACCTCAGCACCCATGCTAATTATGTCAAGGGTCATATTGCGGGGAGCTGGTATGCCTTGCGCTCAGAATTTACTCAAGCTCTTGAAAAGCTTCCCAATGCTAATCGTTACGTATTAACTAGTACTAAGGGTGATCTCGCACTATATGCCGCCCATGAAATACAGAGCCTGACTAAAGCAGCAGTGTTCGTTTTATCTAGAGGTAATGAAGGCTGG from Polynucleobacter antarcticus harbors:
- a CDS encoding DUF1330 domain-containing protein, with amino-acid sequence MKVIGLIQLSNPSAFEEYRSQVGETVALYQGKITSRGSVEAIYWNELECTPFSAYVELEFPDTALAQTWVSSPEYQSLLAIRHQAMKLTLFSVNPEP
- a CDS encoding DEAD/DEAH box helicase, whose product is MLFTDLGLSESILRAINEEGYTSPTPIQAKSIPAVLKGGDLLAAAQTGTGKTAGFTLPILQRLISAPVTGSGKRVLRVLILTPTRELAAQVQESVVTYGKYTGLKSTVIFGGVGANPQIKAIAAGLDILVATPGRLLDLMSQNCVSLSAIEILVLDEADRMLDMGFLRDIKKILAALPKKRQNLLFSATFSTEIKALADGLLNAPELIEVARSNSANEAIAQLIHPVDRNQKHPLLAHLIKTNQWQQVLVFTRTKHGANKLVTQLEKDGITSMAIHGNKSQSARTKALADFKAEKITVLVATDIAARGIDIDQLPHVVNYDLPNVSEDYVHRIGRTGRAGSNGVAVSLVCVDEHEMLRDIEKLIKQKLPQEVIVGFEPDPNAVAQPIQLRSQQHQQSRKPRTGGGSSEGGRKPAAKRTGAPKRSFNR
- a CDS encoding rhodanese homology domain-containing protein: MSIKNQNYAFVRNKLVNKEEIAFLDVREEGPHAQEHPLFAANFPLSRIEVDAFSKLPKKDVPIVTLDDGEGHAHLAALRLSELGYSDVSIFDGGVKTWKAAGGEVFKDVNVPSKSFGEFVESKRHTPSLSAEEVKKLIDDQEDVVVVDVRRFDEYHTMSIPTGISVPGAELVLRVPEIAPNPNTRIIVNCAGRTRSIIGTQSLINAGIPNPVSALRNGTIGWTLAGQTLDQGQSRKFNDVSDITTEQAAQRARNVADAAGVKRATMSDIAKWKLQTERTTYFFDPRTPEEYAAGHLPGFRSVPGGQLVQETEMVAPVRGARIVLMDPSGVRANMPASWLAQMAWDVYVLDDLKITDLTEKGSWSATLPVTPQVQSVDAKTTAQWLQDKDTTIVIDLSTHANYVKGHIAGSWYALRSEFTQALEKLPNANRYVLTSTKGDLALYAAHEIQSLTKAAVFVLSRGNEGWTQAGFELEKGETHLASPPLDRYKRPYEGTSVKPAAMQAYLDWEYGLVAQLGKDGTHHFWVL